From a region of the Myxococcus stipitatus genome:
- a CDS encoding NIPSNAP family protein produces the protein MRVSFLLLPWLSLLTSEAEALAPAASAQEASRPGCCAVLELRQYTLRPGQRDVLIELFDREFVESQEEQGATLAGQFRDSERPDRFVWLRGFADMRGREEMLKRFYGGPVWKVHREAANATMLDSSNVLLLRPSAGGAGLPLPREPRPGVGTRETPKSVVLVTLLYRSAPVDGAFLQFVRRRVLPVFAQTGAPPAALFQSEYAQNTFPALPVREGEHVLALFTVFPSREHYLTHVEKLARSRHWTRDVEPALRAQLKSAPETLLLEPTARSALR, from the coding sequence GTGCGCGTGTCCTTCCTGCTGTTGCCGTGGTTGTCGCTCCTGACGTCGGAGGCGGAGGCGCTCGCGCCGGCGGCGTCTGCCCAGGAGGCCTCGCGGCCGGGCTGTTGCGCGGTGCTCGAGCTGAGGCAGTACACGCTGCGGCCCGGACAGCGCGACGTCCTCATCGAGCTGTTCGACCGCGAGTTCGTCGAGAGCCAGGAGGAGCAGGGCGCGACGCTCGCCGGCCAGTTCCGTGACAGTGAGCGACCGGACCGCTTCGTCTGGTTGCGCGGCTTCGCGGACATGCGCGGCCGGGAGGAGATGCTGAAGCGCTTCTATGGGGGCCCGGTCTGGAAGGTGCACCGGGAGGCGGCCAACGCGACGATGCTGGATTCGTCGAACGTCCTGCTCTTGCGCCCCAGCGCTGGTGGGGCGGGCCTTCCCCTCCCCCGCGAGCCCCGTCCCGGGGTGGGGACCCGCGAGACGCCGAAGTCCGTGGTGCTCGTCACCCTGTTGTATCGGAGCGCGCCCGTCGACGGCGCCTTCCTCCAGTTCGTGCGGCGGCGGGTGCTCCCCGTGTTCGCGCAGACGGGCGCGCCGCCCGCCGCCCTCTTCCAGAGCGAGTACGCCCAGAACACCTTCCCCGCCCTGCCCGTCCGCGAAGGGGAACACGTGCTCGCGCTGTTCACCGTGTTCCCGAGCCGCGAGCACTACCTCACGCACGTCGAGAAGCTGGCGCGCTCCCGGCACTGGACGAGGGACGTCGAGCCGGCCCTGCGCGCCCAGCTGAAGTCCGCGCCGGAGACGCTGCTGCTCGAACCCACCGCCCGCTCGGCGCTGCGCTGA
- a CDS encoding ABC transporter permease, which produces MLPLLQDIRLSSRRLSREPGFTAVVVATLALAIGATTAVFGVVYQVMLRPLPYREPERLVRLYQASAQRERLGVSHLMLEAWRNRARSFEQLEGLALWDRTLTGSDAGAERLRTGRATAGLFSMLGVQPALGRELRADEQTPGDGDVAWLSHGLWQRRFGGASNAVGQTVMLDGRPLTVVGVMPASFQFAPDVDLWMPLVLDAEREAPHPGDVTLRVVGRLRSGATLDVARGELEALTASLAQEPHMKGQASGTRLVPLHELVVEDARARLWLLSGVVVLVLLVACANVANLLLARAKTRERELCIRAALGARRGQLAREFLVESGLLAVAGGAAGLLLAMWGRDLLRGFIPQGLLPTEDPRVDTQVLLIAMGVSLSTCLLFGLLPALRMSRAEGRGALGLARGGRAATGAQHVQRALVVAQVALALIPLIGAGLMLRTLGRLHDAPLGFEPHGVVATDVLPPVDGHGGDDASQRLVLADILEKVRTTPGVSSAALASTVPLWGRNGITSVMLPGEQEAVAEQRPLATFRTASDGLFATLGMSLKQGRPLEATDKEGAPPVAVVNETFARRFFPSGDALGKQVRLNLDGEPFREVVGVVGDARHDGVGEPPAAEVYLPMGQFEPLYMVLVVRTSRTLEALVPELRATFRSIDERLPLGRVRTMDEVVETRLGPTRILGKLLALLAGLGLTLAGVGIHGLVAYSVSVRTRELGIRVALGATDRQVLKLVLGQGVRLTLAGVMVGLLGAALLARSLSGLLHGIHPFDAVTFVGVPALLGAVAVLASWLPARRALQVPPDEALRSDR; this is translated from the coding sequence ATGCTCCCGCTCCTCCAGGACATCCGCCTGTCATCGCGCAGGTTGTCGCGCGAGCCCGGCTTCACCGCCGTGGTGGTGGCGACACTCGCCCTGGCCATCGGCGCGACGACCGCCGTCTTCGGCGTCGTGTACCAGGTCATGTTGCGCCCCCTGCCCTACCGCGAGCCGGAGCGACTGGTCCGTCTGTACCAGGCCAGCGCGCAGCGGGAACGCCTGGGGGTGAGCCATCTCATGCTCGAGGCCTGGAGGAACAGGGCGCGATCCTTCGAGCAGCTCGAGGGGCTGGCGCTCTGGGACCGGACCCTCACCGGCTCGGACGCGGGCGCGGAGCGGCTGCGCACCGGTCGCGCGACCGCGGGGCTGTTCTCGATGCTGGGCGTCCAGCCAGCCCTGGGGCGCGAGCTCCGCGCGGACGAGCAGACGCCGGGAGACGGTGACGTGGCGTGGCTGAGCCACGGGCTGTGGCAACGGCGTTTCGGTGGGGCCAGCAACGCCGTGGGGCAGACGGTGATGCTGGACGGCCGACCGCTGACGGTGGTGGGGGTGATGCCCGCTTCGTTCCAGTTCGCGCCCGACGTGGACCTGTGGATGCCGCTCGTGCTCGACGCCGAGCGCGAAGCCCCGCATCCAGGGGATGTCACCCTGCGCGTCGTGGGGCGCCTGCGCTCGGGGGCGACACTCGACGTGGCGCGAGGTGAGCTGGAGGCGCTGACCGCGAGCCTCGCCCAGGAGCCGCACATGAAGGGACAGGCCTCGGGCACGCGGCTCGTCCCCCTCCATGAACTGGTGGTGGAGGATGCGCGGGCGCGGCTGTGGCTCCTGTCGGGTGTCGTGGTGCTGGTGTTGCTCGTGGCCTGCGCCAACGTGGCGAACCTGTTGCTGGCGCGAGCGAAGACGCGGGAGCGCGAGCTCTGCATCCGCGCGGCGCTGGGGGCGAGGCGGGGACAGCTCGCGCGGGAGTTTCTCGTGGAGAGCGGGTTGCTGGCCGTCGCGGGCGGCGCGGCCGGGCTCCTGCTGGCGATGTGGGGCCGGGACCTTCTCCGCGGCTTCATCCCACAAGGCCTGCTGCCCACCGAGGACCCGCGCGTCGACACACAGGTCCTGCTCATCGCGATGGGCGTCTCCCTGTCGACCTGTCTCCTGTTCGGTCTGCTCCCCGCGCTGCGGATGTCGCGAGCGGAGGGTCGCGGTGCGCTGGGGCTCGCCCGGGGAGGCCGGGCGGCCACGGGAGCCCAACACGTCCAGCGGGCGCTCGTCGTGGCGCAGGTGGCCCTGGCCCTCATCCCTCTCATCGGCGCCGGGCTGATGCTCCGGACACTGGGCCGGTTGCACGATGCGCCCCTGGGCTTCGAGCCACACGGCGTCGTGGCCACGGATGTCCTCCCACCGGTGGATGGCCACGGCGGTGATGACGCCAGCCAACGCCTCGTCCTCGCGGACATTCTGGAGAAGGTCCGGACGACGCCGGGCGTGAGCTCCGCGGCGCTGGCCAGCACCGTTCCCCTCTGGGGTCGCAATGGCATCACCTCGGTCATGCTGCCCGGCGAACAGGAAGCAGTGGCCGAGCAACGACCGCTGGCGACGTTCCGGACCGCGAGCGACGGCCTCTTCGCGACGCTGGGCATGTCGCTGAAGCAGGGGCGGCCTCTCGAAGCCACGGACAAGGAAGGAGCGCCTCCCGTGGCGGTCGTGAACGAGACCTTCGCGAGGCGCTTCTTTCCGAGCGGTGACGCCTTGGGCAAGCAGGTGCGGCTGAACCTGGATGGCGAGCCCTTCCGCGAGGTGGTGGGCGTGGTGGGAGACGCCCGCCATGACGGCGTCGGAGAACCGCCGGCCGCGGAGGTCTACCTGCCCATGGGACAGTTCGAGCCGTTGTACATGGTGCTCGTGGTGCGCACGTCACGCACACTGGAGGCCCTGGTGCCCGAGCTGCGGGCGACGTTCCGCTCCATCGACGAGCGCCTTCCCCTGGGGCGCGTGCGCACGATGGACGAGGTCGTCGAGACGCGCTTGGGCCCCACGCGAATCCTGGGGAAGCTGCTGGCGCTTCTGGCGGGACTGGGCCTGACGCTCGCGGGGGTCGGCATCCATGGACTGGTCGCGTATTCGGTCAGCGTGCGCACACGAGAGCTGGGCATCCGCGTGGCGCTGGGTGCGACGGACCGGCAGGTGCTGAAGCTGGTGCTGGGCCAGGGCGTACGGCTCACCCTCGCCGGAGTCATGGTGGGACTGCTGGGGGCCGCGCTGCTCGCGCGGAGCCTGTCCGGCCTGCTCCATGGCATCCACCCGTTCGACGCGGTGACCTTCGTCGGGGTCCCCGCGCTGCTCGGCGCCGTGGCGGTGCTCGCGAGTTGGCTGCCCGCGCGGCGCGCGCTCCAGGTCCCTCCCGACGAGGCGCTGCGCTCGGACCGGTGA